In one Colletotrichum destructivum chromosome 2, complete sequence genomic region, the following are encoded:
- a CDS encoding Putative aminotransferase class V domain, molybdenum cofactor sulfurase: MVDTGTRRYNSRVEEFREREYPMLKDSIYLDHAGSTLYSKSLIERFSVDMMSNLLGNPHSASSSSQLSTSRIENVRLRLLSFFNADPDKFDLVFVANATAGIKLVSEAFRALPEGFSYAYHQACHTSIIGVREEARESACVSSNDVESWISGTHHFDFEQPGSHTLFAYTAQSHMDGRRYPLKWPFLLRQSPTANHSSTFTLLDAASLVATTPLDLSNSESAPDFTVLSLYKIFGFPDLGALIVRRQAESVFNHRHYFGGGTVDMVVCGKESWHSLKTTFLHERLEDGTLPFHNILALDAALDAHTELFGNMACVSLHTTFLATRLYDGLAALKHGNGLLVCVIYSQPSNGDDSSASGPLISFNIRNSAGVWVSLHEFEKLATLKNLHIRTGGVCSPGGVAAALGLSPWEMKNNFSSGFRCGTDQDIVAGKPTGVIRASLGAMSTLSDVDFLINFVKEFYLEEIVPTTMYHVAKPSFAKLRIQSISVYPIKSCGGYSVPSGMVWEVRPEGLVWDREWCLVHQGSGQALSQKRYPKMALFRPILDFDRGLLRVAYRGEKPVHLPEEISVPLSADPSQLDSQSSARTRLSRVCGDNVTTYIYNSPSVNNFFSDILNVPCVLSRFPAGGQGLAMRHSKAKVQKHEQDKITTPRTCPGAFPELPSPPDSDSEHSTAKILLSNESPILVINTASLHALNREIEANGGRPVPSESFRANLVIGTTHGSEQVAWAEDGWASLTVGGEKFNMMGACRRCQMVCVDQETGERHPEPFVTLAKVRRFDGKVYFGTHMGHEPNPTSATKGKQFPFIRVGDAVNVGARA, from the coding sequence GAGAACGTTCGTCTCAGGCTTCTGagcttcttcaacgccgacCCCGACAAGTTCGACCTAGTTTTCGTAGCGAATGCTACCGCCGGGATCAAGCTTGTATCAGAAGCTTTTAGGGCTCTGCCTGAGGGCTTTTCATATGCGTACCATCAAGCATGCCACACGAGCATTATTGGGGTTCGAGAAGAGGCGCGCGAGAGCGCGTGTGTTTCAAGCAATGACGTAGAGAGTTGGATTTCTGGAACACACCACTTCGACTTCGAACAGCCAGGATCGCACACGCTCTTTGCATATACGGCTCAGTCTCATATGGACGGTCGGCGCTACCCCTTGAAGTGGCCTTTTCTCTTACGACAATCGCCTACTGCAAACCACTCGAGTACATTCACGCTCTTGGACGCAGCCTCACTAGTCGCGACGACTCCTCTAGATCTCAGCAACTCGGAATCGGCCCCCGATTTCACAGTTCTCAGCCTCTACAAGATATTCGGCTTTCCAGACTTGGGCGCTTTGATCGTGAGGAGACAGGCCGAGTCGGTGTTTAACCACAGGCACTATTTTGGTGGTGGGACTGTCGATATGGTGGTCTGTGGAAAGGAAAGTTGGCATTCGCTGAAAACGACATTCTTGCATGAGCGTTTGGAGGATGGCACTTTGCCATTTCACAACATCCTCGCACTGGATGCAGCGTTGGATGCCCATACGGAGCTGTTTGGAAACATGGCTTGCGTGTCATTGCATACGACCTTTCTAGCAACTCGCCTGTACGATGGGTTAGCTGCCCTCAAGCACGGCAATGGACTATTGGTCTGCGTCATCTACTCGCAGCCAAGCAATGGCGATGATTCTTCTGCCAGCGGACCGCTCATTTCATTCAACATTCGCAACTCTGCCGGTGTCTGGGTCAGCTTGCATGAGTTTGAGAAACTCGCAACACTGAAGAACTTGCACATTCGGACCGGCGGTGTGTGCAGCCCAGGGGGTGTTGCGGCGGCACTCGGATTGAGCCCCTGGGAGATGAAAAATAACTTCTCGTCTGGTTTCCGCTGCGGGACGGACCAAGACATCGTTGCCGGGAAGCCAACCGGTGTGATACGAGCAAGTCTAGGCGCAATGAGCACGCTATCGGATGTTGATTTCCTCATCAACTTCGTCAAAGAGTTTTATCTGGAAGAAATCGTACCCACCACCATGTACCACGTTGCAAAGCCTTCATTCGCAAAGCTTCGTATCCAGAGCATTAGTGTGTATCCCATCAAAAGCTGCGGCGGCTACTCCGTACCTTCTGGTATGGTCTGGGAAGTCAGGCCCGAGGGTTTGGTCTGGGACAGAGAATGGTGTCTGGTGCATCAGGGATCGGGGCAAGCGCTCAGCCAGAAACGGTACCCAAAGATGGCTTTGTTTCGACCCATCCTCGATTTCGACCGCGGTCTATTACGTGTCGCCTACCGTGGTGAAAAACCAGTGCACCTACCCGAAGAGATCTCTGTGCCCCTTTCCGCAGATCCGAGTCAACTCGACTCGCAAAGCTCAGCTCGAACGAGACTTTCTCGTGTATGCGGAGACAATGTCACAACGTATATCTACAACTCTCCTTCTGTCAATAACTTCTTTAGCGACATTCTCAATGTGCCGTGCGTATTGTCTCGGTTCCCAGCCGGTGGTCAAGGACTCGCCATGCGTCACTCGAAAGCCAAGGTGCAAAAGCACGAGCAAGACAAAATTACGACGCCAAGGACATGCCCGGGGGCTTTCCCGGAACTGCCATCTCCTCCAGATTCGGATTCGGAGCACTCTACAGCGAAAATACTACTCTCTAACGAAAGCCCAATACTTGTGATCAACACGGCTAGTCTACACGCCCTGAACCGCGAGATCGAGGCGAATGGCGGAAGACCCGTCCCATCAGAGTCATTCCGGGCCAACTTGGTGATCGGAACGACTCATGGGTCCGAACAAGTAGCATGGGCGGAGGATGGTTGGGCTAGCCTTACAGTAGGCGGCGAGAAGTTCAACATGATGGGAGCCTGTCGCAGGTGTCAAATGGTCTGCGTCGATCAAGAGACTGGCGAAAGGCACCCGGAGCCGTTCGTCACGTTGGCCAAAGTCCGGAGGTTTGACGGCAAGGTATACTTCGGCACGCACATGGGCCACGAACCAAATCCTACCTCTGCAACGAAAGGGAAACAGTTTCCTTTCATACGAGTTGGAGACGCGGTCAATGTTGGTGCTAGAGCATGA